In the genome of Myxococcus stipitatus, one region contains:
- a CDS encoding FecR domain-containing protein, producing the protein MLLVLALPASPLGCTAEDAPTVATTSTTPPPSPRAHLRGLKGNVQIKRATADEWSTASEGVPLFENDKVRTVAGAGADLVFNGNGSTVHLGGDSLIGIAETRPRPGRQRTDLTVLRGRIDAELEQPSTQSLSVTTPAATIQAGREIVFQ; encoded by the coding sequence ATGCTGCTCGTGCTCGCGCTCCCGGCTTCGCCACTCGGCTGCACCGCCGAGGACGCGCCCACCGTGGCCACGACGTCGACCACGCCGCCGCCCTCGCCTCGAGCGCATCTGCGCGGGCTGAAGGGGAACGTTCAAATCAAGCGCGCCACCGCCGACGAGTGGAGCACCGCCAGTGAAGGGGTGCCCCTGTTCGAGAACGATAAGGTGCGCACCGTCGCGGGCGCGGGCGCGGACCTGGTCTTCAACGGCAACGGCAGCACCGTGCACCTGGGCGGAGACTCGCTCATCGGCATCGCGGAGACCCGGCCCAGGCCCGGGCGGCAGCGCACGGACCTGACGGTGCTGCGCGGCCGCATCGACGCGGAGCTGGAGCAGCCCTCGACCCAGTCGCTCTCGGTCACCACGCCGGCGGCCACCATCCAGGCGGGAAGGGAGATTGTCTTCCAATGA
- a CDS encoding HD domain-containing phosphohydrolase gives MRLFKAILLLMLVVSIVPTLMVGWLSVSHTRELLVRDAQELAQERVKQLRLKAEIFLGEPTEAVMGLARVPDFFALPLPAQQTHLASVLSQRREVLAITVFGPDAKRLPGLQAFSRHDVSPTDLASHEERSRLLLEGGMDGPRYSNVVPVSGGGPVVTLAFPVGEPIKGFIAADLSLAGLRHMLEQERVGSTGFAYLADPRGHLVVGGGGVASLGGDVSQRSPVAHLLRQLASTPNAELFHVGNFGEGRDAVVAAYTVLPETGWAILSEQPVEHAYRQVETMEQRILYGLGAAILVALVMAALFSRNLTRPLKVFTDGALELARGKFGVEVKIPQRNELGELAQTFNYMSKQLLAYDMENRGLYESLEKGYLETIVALANSIDSKDAYTRGHSQRVGDVAVEIGRELNLTERELRQLQYGGILHDIGKIGIVESILCKQSKLTDQEMAIMREHPAIGDAIIGPVSFLGAVRACVRHHHERWDGTGYPDKLRGEDIPLLARIVACADTFDACTSTRPYQKAMPLEKAMEILDALTGAQLDPQVVAALRRVLAKKGVRLEGHRLPVKLAS, from the coding sequence GTGCGCCTGTTCAAAGCCATCCTCCTGTTGATGCTCGTGGTCAGCATCGTCCCCACGCTGATGGTGGGGTGGCTGTCCGTCTCGCACACGCGCGAGCTCCTGGTGCGCGACGCGCAGGAGCTGGCCCAGGAGCGCGTGAAGCAGCTGCGGCTCAAGGCCGAAATCTTCCTGGGCGAGCCCACCGAGGCCGTCATGGGACTGGCCCGCGTCCCCGACTTCTTCGCGCTGCCCCTGCCCGCCCAGCAGACGCATCTGGCCTCGGTGCTCTCCCAGCGGCGCGAGGTGCTGGCCATCACCGTCTTCGGCCCCGACGCCAAGCGTCTGCCGGGGCTCCAGGCCTTCTCCCGCCACGACGTGTCCCCCACCGACCTCGCCTCGCATGAGGAGCGCAGCCGCCTGCTGCTCGAGGGCGGCATGGACGGGCCTCGCTATTCGAACGTGGTGCCGGTGAGTGGCGGCGGTCCCGTCGTGACGCTGGCGTTCCCCGTGGGAGAGCCCATCAAGGGCTTCATCGCCGCGGACCTGTCGCTCGCGGGACTGCGCCACATGCTGGAGCAGGAGCGCGTGGGCAGCACGGGCTTCGCGTACCTGGCGGACCCTCGGGGACACCTCGTCGTCGGCGGAGGCGGCGTGGCGTCGCTGGGCGGGGATGTGTCCCAGCGCAGCCCCGTGGCGCACCTGCTCCGGCAGCTGGCCTCCACGCCCAACGCGGAGCTGTTCCACGTCGGCAACTTCGGAGAGGGCCGCGACGCGGTGGTCGCCGCGTACACGGTGCTGCCGGAGACGGGCTGGGCCATCCTCTCCGAGCAGCCGGTGGAGCACGCCTACCGGCAAGTGGAGACGATGGAGCAGCGCATCCTCTACGGCCTGGGCGCGGCCATCCTCGTCGCGCTCGTGATGGCAGCCCTCTTCTCCCGCAACCTCACCCGCCCGCTCAAGGTCTTCACCGACGGCGCGCTGGAGCTGGCGCGCGGCAAGTTCGGCGTGGAGGTGAAGATTCCGCAGCGCAACGAGCTGGGAGAGCTGGCCCAGACCTTCAACTACATGAGCAAGCAGCTGCTCGCGTACGACATGGAGAACCGAGGCCTCTACGAGAGCCTGGAGAAGGGCTACCTGGAGACCATCGTCGCGCTGGCCAACTCCATCGACTCGAAGGACGCCTACACGCGGGGCCACAGCCAGCGGGTGGGTGACGTGGCGGTGGAGATTGGCCGCGAGCTGAACCTCACCGAGCGCGAGCTGCGTCAGCTCCAGTACGGCGGCATCCTCCACGACATCGGCAAGATTGGCATCGTCGAGTCCATCCTCTGCAAGCAGTCGAAGCTGACGGACCAGGAGATGGCCATCATGCGCGAGCACCCCGCCATCGGCGACGCCATCATCGGCCCCGTCAGCTTCCTGGGCGCGGTGCGCGCATGCGTGCGTCACCACCACGAGCGCTGGGACGGAACGGGCTATCCGGACAAGCTGCGCGGCGAGGACATCCCGCTGCTCGCGCGCATCGTCGCCTGCGCGGACACGTTCGATGCGTGCACCTCCACGCGGCCGTACCAGAAGGCCATGCCGCTGGAGAAGGCCATGGAGATTCTCGACGCCCTCACCGGGGCGCAGCTGGACCCGCAGGTGGTGGCGGCCCTCCGACGCGTGCTGGCCAAGAAGGGCGTGCGCCTGGAAGGCCACCGGCTGCCCGTCAAGCTGGCCTCGTGA
- the rbfA gene encoding 30S ribosome-binding factor RbfA yields MTTHSRPERVGQEIQVALGDLLSRGELRDPRIGYITITGVKVSPDLRVARVFYSMMGTPEERTETQKGLEAAKGFVRRAVTAAVNLRVSPEIFFSFDESIGEGDKIDRLLREVRNKEGW; encoded by the coding sequence ATGACGACGCATTCCCGACCCGAGCGAGTGGGGCAGGAAATCCAGGTGGCCCTCGGGGACTTGCTCTCCCGGGGCGAGCTGAGGGACCCCCGCATCGGCTACATCACGATTACCGGGGTGAAGGTCTCTCCGGACCTCCGCGTGGCCCGTGTCTTCTATTCGATGATGGGCACCCCCGAGGAGCGGACGGAGACGCAGAAGGGCCTGGAGGCGGCCAAGGGCTTTGTGCGCCGCGCCGTGACGGCGGCCGTCAACCTGCGCGTCTCGCCCGAAATCTTCTTCTCCTTCGACGAGTCCATCGGCGAGGGCGACAAGATTGACCGTCTGCTGCGGGAGGTCCGCAACAAGGAAGGCTGGTAG
- the rimP gene encoding ribosome maturation factor RimP, whose product MSEKNLKQTVEDRAGAVLDPIVAGEGLELVDLEFVREREGWVLRLFIDKPGGRVGLDECSQVSRAVDPVLDVEDFIPHEYSLEVSSPGVDRPLKKPAHFERVQGQRVKVKTFGPVGDPPRKNFTGTLTGVAGDGISVEVEGAGTFHILFKDIAKANLEFEF is encoded by the coding sequence ATGTCGGAGAAGAACCTCAAGCAGACGGTGGAGGACCGGGCGGGGGCAGTGCTCGACCCCATCGTTGCGGGCGAGGGCCTGGAGCTCGTGGACCTGGAGTTCGTCCGGGAACGCGAGGGGTGGGTGCTGCGGCTCTTCATCGACAAGCCAGGCGGACGGGTTGGACTGGACGAGTGCAGTCAGGTCTCCCGCGCGGTGGACCCGGTGCTGGACGTGGAGGACTTCATTCCCCACGAGTACAGCCTGGAGGTCTCCAGCCCTGGAGTGGACCGGCCGCTGAAGAAGCCGGCTCACTTCGAGCGCGTCCAGGGGCAGAGGGTGAAGGTGAAGACGTTCGGCCCGGTGGGTGACCCGCCGCGCAAGAACTTCACCGGCACGCTGACCGGGGTGGCGGGAGACGGTATCTCGGTGGAGGTGGAGGGTGCCGGAACCTTCCACATCCTCTTCAAGGACATCGCCAAGGCGAACCTGGAGTTCGAGTTCTAG
- a CDS encoding DUF503 domain-containing protein has protein sequence MFVGVARLTLQIPESGSLKAKRQVLRRVTDRVRARFNVAMAEVEDQDLWQKATLALSVVGNDRRHVDEQLEKVIHFIEEMYVAPLMARETEILGFGDQLFASGPTTSAAGARAVAPLDDEEDLLSPEVAAAHSEAAIARFLRGERASLAEAEGLGDWERRHDGDNDGGPGTGRPSPSGGGRMTLDEARARARSLRNPRDWEKK, from the coding sequence ATGTTCGTGGGTGTCGCACGTCTCACCCTCCAGATTCCGGAGAGCGGTTCACTCAAGGCCAAGCGACAGGTGCTTCGCCGGGTGACCGACCGGGTGAGGGCTCGCTTCAACGTGGCCATGGCCGAGGTGGAGGACCAGGACCTCTGGCAGAAGGCCACGCTCGCTCTCTCGGTGGTGGGCAATGACCGCCGCCATGTGGACGAGCAACTCGAGAAGGTCATCCACTTCATCGAGGAGATGTACGTCGCCCCGCTGATGGCGCGGGAGACGGAGATATTGGGTTTTGGAGACCAGCTCTTCGCGAGTGGCCCCACGACGTCCGCGGCGGGTGCGCGGGCGGTGGCGCCCTTGGACGATGAAGAGGACCTGCTGTCGCCCGAGGTGGCGGCGGCGCACTCGGAAGCGGCCATTGCCCGGTTCCTGCGGGGCGAGCGGGCCTCGCTGGCCGAGGCGGAGGGGCTGGGGGATTGGGAGCGCCGTCATGACGGCGACAACGACGGTGGCCCCGGTACGGGCCGCCCGTCTCCGTCGGGCGGTGGACGGATGACGCTGGACGAGGCGCGGGCGAGAGCCCGTTCCCTGCGCAACCCGCGAGACTGGGAGAAGAAATGA
- the infB gene encoding translation initiation factor IF-2 has translation MSKKRVHEIAKELKGHGIELDNKEVVTELSALGYDVKSHSSSLDDDQATAAVQKILDKRKPKQAAPPVTAKGFVVRRKVGPAAGSSSEAGSDLQGMEYADQAAASAPAVDTPPPPTTVEASAPPQHQEEPSHAVEAVSAPVEPPQAPAQVEPPPVAAAPVAPPAAPPAVESPAAPAVAAQPPVAPEAPKAPVAEAPRAPVSPPAAAAQPRSPAQESTHLPQPPPRSPVPPTVRTPSSPSSSATVVSRGPAPGYGQRGAPSGGRPGGPGGPGGRPGGPGGTGGGRPGGPGGPGGRPGGPGGPGGRPGQGGRPSYSSYQGQGARPGQGAVRPSSAPGSLQATGGAAPSAPQGPTIMVGGIPHAQVSPTGGQARPTATQAVVISRPLIQVRRVTPTAGQAKQYPMAPGRAGIPERREYKVVPDHLGRGRELVDVSKNKERGQRKRTSGDTQSVSKQELTDMVWGRVTIPVRGKKKKPTKKGAKTQITQMAEEKKVIKLQEGISVSDLGQRMGVRSADIIKKLMGLGKMATANQMVDADTAEMIAGDYGWKIDRVGFEVEDYLPEVEARPEDERPRPPVVTIMGHVDHGKTSLLDAIRSANVAAGEAGGITQHIGAYSISTARGDVTFLDTPGHEAFTSMRARGANVTDIVVLVVAADDGVMPQTVEAIKHAKAAEVPIVVAINKMDVPGANPDRVKKDLANHELVPEEWGGDTIMVPVSAKTKQNLDLLLENLALQAEVLELTSNPNRPSVGAVIEAKLDRGRGPVATVLVQEGTLKLGDAIVTGSHYGRVRAMNNSRGEMVKEVKPGYCAEVVGLSGVPSAGDAINVVADEKAAKQIAEHRNMKERQTELSKVSRESLEQLFAKTKAGGGPKELRVVIKADVQGSAEAVKQAVQKLSTHKVKVEVVHTGVGAITEGDVMRAAASKGVVLGFNVNPESGAEAAAKAQEVTLQSYSIIYELIDGVRTEMEGLLEPIRTEKKLGRAEVRNTFNVPRLGTIAGAAVLDGVMKRGAFVRLMRENKQLFAGKMASLRRFKDDVKEVAQGFECGIGIADFNDLKAGDIIEAYEIEETRQSLT, from the coding sequence ATGTCGAAGAAGCGCGTCCACGAAATCGCCAAGGAGCTCAAGGGCCACGGCATTGAGCTCGACAACAAGGAGGTCGTAACCGAGCTGTCCGCGCTCGGCTACGACGTCAAGAGCCATTCGTCCTCCCTCGATGACGACCAGGCGACCGCCGCCGTTCAGAAGATTCTGGACAAGCGCAAGCCGAAGCAGGCCGCCCCCCCGGTGACGGCGAAGGGGTTCGTGGTTCGCCGCAAGGTGGGCCCGGCCGCCGGCTCCTCTTCGGAGGCCGGCTCGGACCTGCAGGGCATGGAGTACGCCGACCAGGCCGCCGCCTCGGCGCCCGCCGTCGATACCCCGCCTCCTCCCACCACCGTGGAGGCGTCCGCACCTCCGCAGCACCAGGAAGAGCCCTCCCACGCCGTGGAGGCCGTCTCGGCCCCCGTGGAGCCTCCCCAGGCTCCCGCGCAGGTGGAGCCTCCTCCCGTCGCCGCCGCGCCTGTCGCGCCGCCCGCCGCGCCCCCTGCGGTCGAGTCGCCGGCTGCTCCGGCGGTCGCCGCCCAGCCCCCTGTCGCGCCCGAGGCTCCCAAGGCCCCGGTCGCCGAGGCGCCTCGCGCCCCTGTTTCACCCCCCGCTGCCGCCGCGCAGCCTCGTTCCCCCGCTCAGGAGAGCACCCACTTGCCGCAACCCCCTCCGCGCTCGCCGGTCCCGCCGACTGTCCGGACGCCTTCTTCTCCGTCTTCGTCCGCGACTGTCGTGTCTCGGGGCCCCGCGCCGGGTTATGGGCAGCGGGGTGCGCCCTCGGGTGGACGCCCCGGTGGTCCGGGTGGCCCGGGTGGCCGTCCCGGTGGTCCGGGCGGCACGGGTGGTGGACGTCCGGGTGGCCCGGGCGGCCCTGGTGGTCGTCCTGGCGGTCCGGGTGGCCCGGGGGGCCGTCCGGGGCAGGGTGGTCGCCCCAGCTACTCGTCCTACCAGGGACAGGGTGCGCGTCCGGGACAGGGCGCGGTCCGGCCCAGCTCGGCGCCGGGTTCGCTGCAGGCCACGGGGGGCGCTGCTCCCTCGGCGCCGCAGGGCCCCACCATCATGGTGGGCGGCATCCCTCACGCCCAGGTGTCTCCGACCGGTGGTCAGGCGCGTCCCACGGCCACGCAGGCCGTCGTCATCTCGCGCCCGCTCATCCAGGTCCGTCGCGTCACTCCGACGGCGGGTCAGGCGAAGCAGTACCCCATGGCGCCGGGTCGCGCGGGCATCCCCGAGCGGCGTGAGTACAAGGTGGTCCCGGACCACCTGGGCCGTGGCCGCGAGCTGGTGGACGTCTCCAAGAACAAGGAGCGTGGCCAGCGCAAGCGCACCAGTGGCGATACGCAGAGCGTGTCCAAGCAGGAACTGACGGACATGGTCTGGGGCCGCGTCACCATCCCGGTGCGTGGCAAGAAGAAGAAGCCCACGAAGAAGGGCGCCAAGACGCAGATCACCCAGATGGCCGAGGAGAAGAAGGTCATCAAGCTGCAGGAGGGCATCAGCGTGTCCGACCTGGGCCAGCGCATGGGTGTGCGCAGCGCGGACATCATCAAGAAGCTGATGGGCCTGGGGAAGATGGCCACGGCGAACCAGATGGTGGACGCCGACACCGCGGAGATGATTGCCGGCGACTACGGCTGGAAGATCGACCGCGTGGGCTTCGAGGTGGAGGACTATCTGCCCGAGGTGGAGGCGCGTCCCGAGGACGAGCGTCCGCGTCCGCCGGTCGTCACCATCATGGGCCACGTCGACCACGGCAAGACGAGCCTCCTGGACGCCATCCGCAGCGCGAACGTCGCGGCGGGCGAGGCGGGCGGCATCACCCAGCACATCGGTGCGTACAGCATCTCCACGGCGCGCGGTGACGTCACCTTCCTGGATACCCCGGGTCACGAGGCCTTCACGTCCATGCGCGCCCGCGGCGCCAACGTGACGGACATCGTGGTGCTGGTGGTGGCCGCCGACGACGGCGTGATGCCGCAGACGGTGGAGGCCATCAAGCACGCGAAGGCGGCCGAGGTGCCCATCGTCGTCGCCATCAACAAGATGGACGTGCCGGGCGCCAACCCCGACCGCGTGAAGAAGGACCTGGCCAACCACGAGCTCGTCCCCGAGGAGTGGGGCGGCGACACCATCATGGTGCCCGTCTCCGCCAAGACGAAGCAGAACCTGGACCTCCTCCTGGAGAACCTGGCGCTGCAGGCGGAAGTGCTGGAGCTCACGTCCAACCCGAACCGTCCGTCCGTCGGCGCCGTCATCGAGGCGAAGCTGGACCGCGGCCGGGGCCCGGTGGCCACGGTGCTGGTGCAGGAGGGCACGCTCAAGCTGGGCGACGCCATCGTCACCGGCTCGCACTACGGCCGTGTCCGCGCGATGAACAACAGCCGCGGCGAGATGGTGAAGGAAGTCAAGCCGGGCTACTGCGCGGAGGTCGTCGGCCTGTCCGGTGTCCCCAGCGCGGGCGACGCCATCAACGTGGTGGCGGACGAGAAGGCGGCCAAGCAGATCGCCGAGCACCGCAACATGAAGGAGCGGCAGACCGAGCTCAGCAAGGTCAGCCGTGAGTCCCTGGAGCAGCTCTTCGCCAAGACGAAGGCGGGCGGCGGTCCCAAGGAGCTGCGCGTCGTCATCAAGGCGGACGTGCAGGGCTCGGCCGAGGCCGTCAAGCAGGCGGTCCAGAAGCTCTCCACGCACAAGGTCAAGGTGGAGGTCGTCCACACGGGTGTGGGCGCCATCACCGAGGGCGACGTGATGCGGGCGGCCGCCTCCAAGGGCGTGGTGCTCGGCTTCAACGTCAACCCGGAGTCCGGTGCCGAGGCCGCGGCCAAGGCGCAGGAAGTCACCCTGCAGAGCTACTCCATCATCTACGAGCTCATCGACGGGGTGCGCACGGAGATGGAGGGCCTGCTGGAGCCCATCCGCACGGAGAAGAAGCTGGGCCGCGCGGAGGTCCGCAACACCTTCAACGTTCCTCGCCTGGGCACCATCGCCGGCGCGGCGGTGCTGGATGGTGTGATGAAGCGTGGCGCCTTCGTTCGCCTCATGCGCGAGAACAAGCAGCTGTTCGCGGGCAAGATGGCGTCGCTGCGGCGCTTCAAGGACGACGTCAAGGAGGTCGCGCAGGGCTTCGAGTGCGGTATCGGCATCGCGGACTTCAACGACCTCAAGGCCGGAGACATCATCGAGGCCTACGAGATTGAAGAGACTCGGCAGAGCCTGACGTAA
- a CDS encoding YlxR family protein: MCVGCGSKRLQAELTRFVIGPEGAIVVDRERRLPGRGAYLCGVGCMTAALKRKAFSRAFRGKAGLVDPSQLG, encoded by the coding sequence ATGTGCGTCGGGTGCGGGTCCAAGCGACTTCAAGCGGAGCTCACCCGGTTCGTGATAGGGCCCGAGGGTGCCATCGTGGTGGACAGGGAGCGGCGGCTGCCCGGACGGGGCGCCTACCTGTGCGGTGTCGGTTGTATGACGGCAGCGCTGAAGCGGAAGGCGTTCAGTCGTGCCTTTCGCGGAAAGGCGGGGTTGGTAGACCCGTCGCAGCTCGGGTAG
- a CDS encoding peptidoglycan-binding protein LysM: MRAPWLLLAWLSAAPMDPSTVVGPQESLQDVAVRVLGDANASAELRALNSLPSDSVPPGTRLKLPGQERALALKALETARTLVSQAKDVGGPTEAETRLREAEAHFRTARYALASEAANAAGALVTAGRPSSSSAFSVRVEPDAGTTTVTVVRGPPVRVEAEGVTHPVAPGETVLVEKGRPPARPSPPLSPPQLEQPEEGAVLKRRADAKGLLGPVKLSWAAQPGAERYEVEVARDAQGAAVLTQTASSPELQLPVLPAGRYWWTVRAVGATGRSEPSGVRRFELVPERLKLEVQKGQWQ; encoded by the coding sequence ATGAGGGCACCCTGGCTCCTGCTCGCGTGGCTGAGCGCCGCCCCCATGGACCCGTCGACGGTGGTGGGCCCTCAGGAGTCCCTCCAGGACGTGGCGGTCCGCGTGCTGGGTGACGCGAATGCCTCGGCGGAGCTGCGCGCGCTCAACTCGCTCCCGTCGGACTCCGTGCCGCCTGGAACCCGGCTGAAGCTGCCCGGCCAGGAGCGGGCGCTGGCCCTCAAGGCGCTGGAGACGGCGCGCACGCTCGTGTCCCAGGCCAAGGACGTGGGCGGTCCCACGGAGGCCGAGACGCGGCTGCGAGAAGCCGAGGCCCACTTCCGCACCGCTCGCTACGCGCTCGCCTCCGAGGCCGCCAATGCCGCGGGGGCGCTGGTGACCGCCGGGCGCCCCTCCTCCTCTTCCGCCTTCAGCGTGCGCGTGGAGCCCGATGCGGGCACCACCACCGTCACCGTCGTCCGAGGCCCTCCTGTGCGCGTCGAGGCCGAGGGCGTCACCCACCCCGTGGCACCTGGGGAGACGGTGCTCGTGGAGAAGGGCCGGCCCCCCGCCCGTCCCTCGCCGCCGCTCTCGCCCCCCCAGTTGGAGCAGCCCGAGGAGGGCGCCGTGCTCAAGCGGCGCGCGGACGCCAAGGGGCTGCTGGGTCCGGTGAAGCTGTCCTGGGCGGCGCAGCCGGGAGCGGAGCGTTATGAAGTCGAGGTCGCGCGGGATGCCCAGGGCGCGGCCGTGCTCACGCAGACGGCCTCTTCGCCCGAGCTGCAATTGCCCGTGTTGCCCGCGGGGCGGTACTGGTGGACGGTGAGGGCGGTGGGGGCCACGGGCCGTTCCGAGCCATCGGGAGTCCGCCGGTTCGAGCTGGTCCCCGAGCGACTCAAACTCGAAGTCCAGAAGGGCCAGTGGCAGTAG
- a CDS encoding carbon-nitrogen hydrolase family protein — protein sequence MHLIAAAQMVSTADKAHNVEAATRLVRRASELGARLVGLPENFAWMGPEPERQGAAEGLDGPTLSRMAELARERKVTLLAGSVLETGAPGGRLYNTSVLFGPDGERLGVYRKMHLFDVEVGDGATYQESAAVAPGTEVVAADTEVGRLGLSVCYDLRFPELYRRLSRDGATLLAVPAAFTMMTGKDHWEVLLRARAIENQAYVLAPAQGGRHSAQRQTYGHAMVVDPWGLVTARASEGEGLALAPVDPALQARIRRDLPCLRHRRLD from the coding sequence ATGCACCTCATCGCCGCCGCTCAGATGGTGTCCACCGCGGACAAGGCCCACAACGTGGAAGCCGCCACTCGCCTCGTCCGGCGCGCCAGTGAGCTGGGCGCTCGGCTGGTGGGCCTCCCCGAGAACTTCGCCTGGATGGGACCCGAGCCCGAGCGCCAGGGAGCGGCGGAAGGGCTGGATGGCCCCACCCTCTCCCGCATGGCCGAGCTGGCGCGCGAGCGGAAGGTGACCCTGCTGGCCGGCAGCGTCCTGGAGACGGGGGCCCCGGGCGGGCGGCTCTACAACACCAGCGTCCTCTTCGGCCCCGACGGCGAGCGCCTGGGCGTCTACCGGAAGATGCACCTGTTCGACGTCGAGGTGGGTGATGGTGCGACCTACCAGGAGTCCGCGGCGGTGGCGCCCGGGACGGAGGTCGTGGCGGCGGACACGGAGGTGGGGCGGCTGGGGCTGTCGGTCTGCTACGACCTGAGGTTCCCGGAGCTGTACCGGCGGCTGTCCAGGGACGGCGCGACGCTGCTGGCGGTCCCGGCGGCCTTCACGATGATGACGGGCAAGGACCACTGGGAGGTGCTGTTGCGGGCCCGCGCCATCGAGAACCAGGCGTACGTGCTGGCTCCCGCGCAAGGCGGGCGGCACTCGGCCCAGCGGCAGACGTATGGCCACGCGATGGTGGTGGACCCCTGGGGGCTGGTGACGGCGCGAGCCTCCGAAGGCGAGGGCCTGGCCCTGGCGCCCGTGGACCCGGCACTCCAAGCGCGGATTCGCCGCGACCTGCCCTGCCTGCGACACCGCCGATTGGATTAG
- the nusA gene encoding transcription termination factor NusA, with protein MPTQQANPSVSLNLVLDQVAKDKGIDRAVLIATLEDAMKTAAKKHFGQDRNLEAKYDPEKGVVELFQAITVVEEITDPVQAVNQITLAESHKKGMEVEPGDELVFQIFYRDEDANEAKAQDDQYGDILRLKTFRRGFGRIAAQTAKQVILQRTRDAERENVFNEYKDRKNEIVTGIARRFERGNIIVDLGRAEAVLPVREQVPRETYRPGDRVQAYVLDVLRESKGPQIVLSRASVNLLTKLFEMEVPEIAEGIVVIEAAAREPGGRAKIAVSSRDSDVDPVGACVGMKGSRVQAVVQELRGEKIDIVPYDEDPARFVCSALAPAEVSRVIIDEANHAMELIVPDDQLSLAIGRRGQNVRLAAQLTGWKLDINSESRVREMREFASRSLGALPGINEMLVETLYAHGFRQARDVADANPEMLAQIPGMDPARIPSMQEAARKRMVEDQAELSRMDYEREQARLAEARRHPDELSQAERLARVRGVGEKTIEQLAASGYRTVEDIANEKDLAKLGDVPGVGIKKARQLKSAAENYLVEEAKLRAELNAERGNSTATLDGGAEATKSP; from the coding sequence ATGCCCACGCAGCAAGCCAACCCGAGCGTCAGCCTCAACCTCGTCCTGGACCAGGTCGCCAAGGACAAGGGCATCGACCGGGCTGTGCTGATTGCCACCCTCGAGGATGCGATGAAGACCGCGGCCAAGAAGCACTTTGGCCAGGACCGCAACCTCGAGGCCAAGTACGACCCCGAGAAGGGCGTGGTGGAGTTGTTCCAGGCCATCACCGTGGTGGAGGAGATCACCGACCCCGTCCAGGCGGTGAACCAGATTACGCTCGCCGAGTCCCACAAGAAGGGCATGGAGGTGGAGCCCGGTGACGAGCTCGTCTTCCAGATCTTCTACCGGGACGAGGACGCCAACGAGGCCAAGGCCCAGGACGACCAGTACGGCGACATCCTCCGCCTGAAGACCTTCCGCCGCGGCTTCGGCCGCATCGCCGCGCAGACCGCCAAGCAGGTCATCCTGCAGCGCACCCGCGATGCCGAGCGCGAGAACGTCTTCAACGAGTACAAGGACCGCAAGAACGAGATCGTGACGGGCATCGCCCGCCGGTTCGAGCGCGGCAACATCATCGTGGACCTGGGCCGCGCCGAGGCCGTGCTGCCGGTGCGCGAGCAGGTTCCGCGTGAGACCTACCGCCCCGGCGACCGCGTCCAGGCGTACGTGCTGGACGTGCTGCGCGAGTCCAAGGGCCCCCAGATCGTCCTGAGCCGCGCGTCGGTGAACCTGCTCACCAAGCTGTTCGAGATGGAGGTGCCCGAAATCGCCGAGGGCATCGTCGTCATCGAGGCGGCGGCCCGTGAGCCGGGTGGCCGCGCGAAGATCGCCGTCTCCAGCCGCGACTCGGACGTGGATCCGGTCGGCGCGTGCGTGGGCATGAAGGGCAGCCGCGTGCAGGCGGTGGTGCAGGAGCTGCGCGGCGAGAAGATCGACATCGTCCCCTACGACGAGGACCCGGCGCGCTTCGTGTGCTCGGCGCTGGCGCCCGCGGAGGTCAGCCGCGTCATCATCGACGAGGCCAACCACGCGATGGAGCTCATCGTCCCGGACGACCAGCTCAGCCTCGCCATCGGTCGGCGCGGTCAGAACGTGCGTCTGGCGGCCCAGCTGACGGGCTGGAAGCTGGACATCAACAGCGAGAGCCGCGTCCGGGAGATGCGTGAGTTCGCCAGCCGCTCGCTGGGCGCGCTGCCGGGCATCAACGAGATGCTGGTGGAGACGCTCTACGCGCACGGCTTCCGGCAGGCCCGGGACGTCGCGGACGCCAACCCGGAGATGCTCGCGCAGATCCCCGGCATGGATCCGGCCCGTATCCCCTCCATGCAGGAAGCCGCCCGGAAGCGCATGGTCGAAGACCAGGCGGAGCTGTCCCGCATGGATTATGAAAGGGAGCAGGCCCGGCTGGCCGAGGCGCGCCGCCACCCCGACGAGCTGTCCCAGGCTGAACGCCTGGCGCGCGTGCGCGGCGTTGGCGAGAAGACCATCGAACAGCTCGCGGCGTCCGGCTACCGCACGGTGGAGGACATCGCCAACGAGAAGGACCTGGCGAAGCTGGGCGATGTGCCGGGCGTGGGCATCAAGAAGGCCCGCCAGCTGAAGAGCGCGGCGGAAAACTACCTTGTGGAGGAGGCCAAGCTGCGCGCGGAGCTGAATGCCGAGCGCGGCAACTCGACGGCGACCCTGGATGGTGGCGCGGAAGCCACCAAGTCGCCGTAA